Proteins from a single region of Microtus ochrogaster isolate Prairie Vole_2 linkage group LG5, MicOch1.0, whole genome shotgun sequence:
- the Cpne3 gene encoding copine-3 isoform X3, whose protein sequence is MTKLKEASRNSPVEYECINEKKRQKKKSYKNSGVISVKHCEITVECTFLDYVMGGCQLNFTVGVDFTGSNGDPSSSDSLHYISPNGVNEYLTAIWSVGLVIQDYDADKMFPAFGFGAQVPPQWQVSHEFPMNFNPSNPYCNGIQGIIEAYRTCLPQIKLYGPTNFSPIINHVARFAAAATQQQTASQYFVLLIITDGVITDLDETRHAIVNASKLPMSIIIVGVGGADFSAMEFLDGDGGSLRSPSGEVAIRDIVQFVPFRQFQNAPKEALAQCVLAEIPQQVVGYFNTYKLLPPKNPAVK, encoded by the exons ATGACAAAACTCAAAGAAGCCTCCCGAAACTCACCT GTTGAATATGAatgcataaatgaaaaaaagagacagaagaaaaaaagctacaAGAATTCAGGTGTGATCAGTGTAAAGCACTGTGAG ATTACTGTAGAATGCACATTTCTTGACTACGTCATGGGAGGGTGCCAGCTGAATTTTACT GTGGGAGTGGACTTCACCGGTTCCAATGGTGACCCCAGTTCTTCAGATTCCCTGCACTACATCAGCCCTAATGGTGTCAATGAGTATCTGACTGCCATCTGGTCTGTGGGATTGGTAATTCAAGATTATGATGC tgataAGATGTTTCCAGCTTTCGGCTTTGGAGCTCAGGTGCCTCCTCAGTGGCAG gtGTCGCATGAATTTCCAATGAACTTTAACCCATCAAATCCCTATTGTAATG GAATCCAAGGCATTATAGAAGCTTATCGGACCTGTCTTCCTCAGATAAAACTCTATGGACCAACTAATTTTTCTCCAATTATAAATCATGTGGCCAGGTTTGCAGCTGCAGCCACACAGCAGCAGACAGCATCT CAATACTTTGTGCTCTTGATCATCACGGATGGTGTGATCACAGACCTTGATGAAACTAGACACGCTATCGTCAACGCTTCCAAGCTGCCCATGTCTATCATCATCGTGGGAGTTGGGGGAGCCGACTTTAGTGCCATGGAGTTTCTGGATGGTGATGGGGGGAGTCTCCGTTCCCCATCAGGAGAGGTGGCCATAAGAGATATTGTTCAGTTCGTGCCTTTCAGACAGTTCCAGAAT GCTCCAAAAGAAGCACTTGCTCAGTGTGTCTTGGCAGAGATTCCCCAGCAGGTGGTGGGCTACTTCAACACATACAAACTCCTTCCTCCCAAAAACCCCGCTGTGAAGTAG